From Azospirillum sp. TSA2s, a single genomic window includes:
- a CDS encoding GNAT family N-acetyltransferase, whose translation MRIRDYRPSDAPVLAEIYARSVRGIGRRFYSPEQVEAWAAQAPTVERVREAYGDGRVALVAVDEADRPVAFSDVESDGHINFLYCAPETAGRGVMSALVDMLEARARALGHPRLHVEASEAARPFFLRRGFTLLERRELRIGDVPIHNYAMEKWLAPR comes from the coding sequence ATGAGGATCAGAGACTACCGACCGTCGGACGCCCCGGTTCTGGCGGAGATCTATGCCCGCTCCGTCCGCGGCATCGGCCGGCGATTCTACAGCCCCGAGCAGGTGGAGGCCTGGGCCGCGCAGGCGCCGACGGTGGAGCGGGTGCGGGAGGCCTATGGCGACGGCCGCGTCGCCCTGGTCGCGGTGGACGAGGCCGACCGGCCGGTGGCCTTCAGCGACGTCGAATCCGACGGCCACATCAACTTCCTCTATTGCGCGCCGGAAACCGCCGGCCGCGGCGTGATGTCGGCGCTGGTCGACATGCTGGAGGCGCGCGCCCGGGCGCTCGGCCATCCCCGCCTGCATGTGGAAGCGAGCGAGGCGGCCCGCCCCTTCTTCCTGCGCCGCGGCTTCACCCTGCTGGAGCGCCGCGAGCTGCGGATCGGCGACGTGCCGATCCACAACTATGCGATGGAGAAGTGGCTGGCGCCGCGATAG
- a CDS encoding PQQ-dependent sugar dehydrogenase, with product MRSTLTLSAPSPVAALVAAGLFATGPALAQAVKTVPTSAGPVEVSRFADGLERPWGIDFLPDGRALVTEKPGRLRIMARDGSLSPPLAGTPKVFAQGQGGLMDVAADPDFARNRTVYLAYAEPGENGTTGTALGRGTLGESGIEDFQVIFRQSPKVDGGNHFGTRIAFAPDGHIFLTLGERYKFDPAQKRDNTLGKVVRLNRDGSLPKDNPFAGEGKTAGAIWSYGHRNIEAAAIDPRSGSLWIGEMGPLGGDELNRPEAGRNYGWPVVSWGKHYDGRDIPDPPTRKDFADAAVHWTPVISPSGMVFYTGGLFRDWQGSALLGGLSARGLVRVAIDGSSAKEVERIPLDARIRDVAQGPDDALYVITDAADGVVLRLAPAK from the coding sequence ATGCGCAGCACCCTGACCCTGTCGGCCCCAAGCCCTGTTGCCGCCCTTGTTGCCGCCGGTCTTTTCGCCACCGGCCCTGCCCTGGCGCAGGCGGTCAAGACCGTTCCGACCAGTGCCGGGCCGGTGGAGGTCAGCCGCTTCGCCGACGGGCTGGAGCGGCCCTGGGGAATCGATTTCCTGCCGGACGGCCGGGCGCTGGTTACGGAGAAGCCGGGGCGGCTGCGGATCATGGCGCGCGACGGCTCTCTGTCCCCGCCGCTGGCCGGCACGCCGAAAGTCTTCGCCCAGGGCCAGGGCGGGCTGATGGACGTGGCGGCCGATCCGGATTTTGCCCGCAACCGCACCGTCTATCTCGCCTATGCCGAGCCGGGCGAGAACGGGACCACCGGGACGGCGCTGGGACGCGGCACGCTGGGCGAAAGCGGAATCGAGGATTTCCAGGTCATCTTCCGCCAGTCGCCTAAGGTGGACGGCGGCAACCATTTCGGCACCCGCATCGCCTTCGCCCCCGACGGCCACATCTTCCTGACGCTGGGAGAACGCTACAAGTTCGACCCGGCGCAGAAGCGCGACAACACGCTGGGGAAGGTGGTCCGGCTGAACCGCGACGGCTCGCTGCCGAAGGACAACCCCTTCGCCGGCGAGGGCAAGACGGCCGGCGCCATCTGGTCCTACGGCCACCGCAACATCGAGGCGGCGGCCATCGACCCGCGCAGCGGCTCGCTATGGATCGGCGAGATGGGACCGCTGGGCGGCGACGAGTTGAACCGGCCGGAAGCCGGCAGGAATTACGGCTGGCCGGTGGTCAGCTGGGGCAAGCATTACGACGGCCGCGACATCCCCGATCCCCCGACCCGCAAGGACTTCGCCGATGCGGCGGTCCATTGGACGCCGGTGATCTCGCCCTCAGGCATGGTTTTCTACACCGGCGGGCTGTTCCGCGACTGGCAGGGCAGCGCTTTGCTCGGCGGCCTGAGCGCCAGGGGACTGGTGCGCGTCGCCATCGACGGCAGCAGCGCGAAGGAAGTGGAGCGCATTCCGCTCGACGCGCGCATCCGCGATGTGGCACAGGGACCGGACGACGCCCTCTATGTCATCACCGATGCCGCCGACGGCGTGGTCCTGAGGCTGGCGCCGGCGAAGTGA